A region from the Vibrio navarrensis genome encodes:
- a CDS encoding carboxymuconolactone decarboxylase family protein — protein MNKSYKEINQQQRKLGSAFRKESPDTLNAFLSLHKAAFASGAMETKYKELIAVAIAINVRCDGCIGSHVEAAVKAGACREELVETINVAILMGGGPAVIYGTQALAAVDEFCE, from the coding sequence ATGAACAAAAGTTATAAAGAGATTAATCAGCAACAACGCAAATTAGGGTCGGCTTTTCGGAAAGAGAGCCCTGACACGCTTAATGCTTTCCTAAGCCTTCATAAAGCGGCATTTGCATCAGGTGCAATGGAAACAAAATATAAAGAACTGATTGCGGTGGCTATTGCTATCAATGTCCGTTGTGACGGTTGTATTGGTTCTCACGTTGAAGCCGCTGTTAAAGCAGGCGCTTGCAGAGAGGAGTTGGTTGAGACGATTAATGTGGCTATTTTGATGGGAGGTGGCCCTGCTGTGATTTATGGAACACAAGCGCTGGCTGCGGTGGATGAGTTTTGTGAATAA
- the alr gene encoding alanine racemase has product MNFKKTLLSIAIASASLTPAFSYSAPLLLDSTVHQTSQIAGANAWLEISLGQFKSNIEQFKSHIAPKTKICAVMKADAYGNGIRGLMPTILEQQIPCVAIASNAEAKLVRESGFTGQLMRVRSASYSEIEQGLDLQIEELIGSEQQARDLSALAEKHKQTIKVHLALNDGGMGRNGIDMSTERGQKEAVAIATHPSVAVVGIMTHFPNYNAEEVRTKLKSFNQHAQWLMESAGLKREAITLHVANSYTALNVPEAQLDMVRPGGVLYGDLPTNPEYPSILAFKTRVVSLHSLPAGSTVGYDSTFTTEDDAVMANLTVGYSDGYPRKMGNKAQVLINGQRANVVGVASMNTTMVDVSKIKGVLPGDEVTLFGAEKNQHISVGEMEENAEVIFPELYTIWGTSNPRFYVK; this is encoded by the coding sequence ATGAACTTTAAAAAGACCCTTCTGTCTATTGCCATCGCCAGCGCCAGTCTCACTCCGGCTTTCTCTTACAGCGCACCTCTCTTACTCGATAGTACGGTTCACCAAACCAGCCAAATAGCCGGGGCCAATGCTTGGCTCGAAATCAGCCTCGGCCAATTCAAAAGCAACATTGAACAATTTAAATCGCACATAGCCCCAAAAACTAAAATTTGTGCGGTGATGAAAGCCGACGCTTATGGCAACGGAATTCGTGGTTTGATGCCAACCATTCTTGAACAACAGATTCCCTGCGTGGCGATCGCCAGTAATGCGGAGGCTAAATTAGTTCGAGAAAGTGGCTTCACCGGACAACTGATGCGTGTTCGCTCAGCAAGTTACAGTGAAATTGAGCAAGGTCTGGATCTTCAAATCGAGGAGTTGATCGGCAGCGAGCAACAAGCGCGTGACTTATCGGCGCTGGCCGAAAAGCACAAGCAAACCATCAAGGTTCACCTTGCTCTTAACGACGGTGGCATGGGCCGTAATGGCATTGATATGAGCACCGAACGTGGACAAAAAGAAGCAGTCGCCATTGCAACACACCCTTCGGTTGCCGTGGTCGGTATCATGACCCATTTTCCGAATTACAATGCAGAAGAGGTACGAACAAAGCTAAAAAGCTTTAACCAACATGCACAATGGTTAATGGAAAGTGCAGGGCTAAAACGTGAAGCGATCACCCTACATGTGGCCAATTCCTACACGGCGTTGAATGTCCCTGAAGCCCAGTTGGATATGGTTCGTCCGGGTGGTGTGCTCTATGGCGATCTCCCTACCAACCCTGAGTACCCTTCTATTTTGGCGTTTAAAACCCGCGTTGTTTCACTTCATTCGCTTCCGGCAGGCAGCACGGTGGGTTACGACAGCACGTTTACCACGGAAGATGACGCAGTGATGGCAAACCTCACGGTCGGCTATTCCGATGGCTACCCACGGAAAATGGGCAACAAAGCGCAAGTGCTGATCAACGGCCAACGCGCCAATGTGGTGGGCGTTGCTTCAATGAATACTACGATGGTGGATGTGTCCAAGATCAAAGGCGTGTTGCCCGGCGATGAGGTGACGCTCTTTGGCGCTGAAAAAAACCAGCACATCTCTGTAGGTGAAATGGAAGAAAACGCCGAGGTGATTTTCCCAGAGCTTTATACCATTTGGGGCACCAGCAACCCGCGTTTCTACGTTAAATAG
- a CDS encoding 4Fe-4S dicluster domain-containing protein yields MHRCPSHCLPQIGPYLHINAANCLHCKIGEINDLARNIKRIQFEGDGEANCPN; encoded by the coding sequence GTGCATCGTTGCCCCTCCCATTGTTTGCCCCAAATCGGTCCTTATTTACACATTAATGCAGCCAACTGTTTACACTGTAAAATCGGTGAGATCAACGATCTGGCACGGAACATCAAGCGGATACAGTTTGAAGGTGATGGCGAAGCGAACTGCCCAAATTAA
- a CDS encoding PTS transporter subunit EIIB yields MAKITQTMISQLLAAVGGSSNVSKCGNCMTRLRLTLANNGVADQAVIKQIPGVMGVVESDEQFQIILGPGKAKKDAVLRTQVKGAIIPGILGIGEPLIYGVTLPRVKPFVTACIGGAAGFFFIGLVSYLGLPVGLNTVFGPSGIVAIPLMTSHSGIFAGMAVFLVGLLISYVVGFLATYFFGSKDVDLS; encoded by the coding sequence ATGGCAAAGATAACCCAAACAATGATCTCGCAGCTGCTGGCTGCGGTGGGTGGCAGCAGTAATGTCAGCAAATGTGGCAACTGCATGACCCGACTTCGCTTAACGCTGGCCAACAATGGCGTAGCGGATCAAGCTGTGATTAAGCAGATCCCCGGCGTCATGGGCGTGGTGGAAAGCGATGAGCAATTTCAGATCATCCTTGGCCCCGGCAAAGCGAAGAAAGACGCGGTGCTGCGCACGCAAGTAAAAGGGGCGATCATCCCGGGCATTCTCGGCATCGGTGAGCCACTGATTTACGGCGTCACCCTGCCACGCGTCAAGCCGTTTGTGACGGCCTGTATTGGTGGCGCGGCGGGCTTCTTCTTCATCGGCTTGGTTTCCTACCTTGGCTTACCTGTCGGCTTGAATACCGTGTTTGGCCCGTCTGGTATCGTGGCGATCCCACTGATGACATCGCACAGCGGCATCTTCGCAGGCATGGCGGTATTTCTGGTTGGCCTGCTCATCTCCTACGTGGTTGGCTTCCTCGCCACTTACTTCTTTGGCAGCAAAGACGTCGATTTAAGCTGA
- a CDS encoding methyl-accepting chemotaxis protein — MFIKNLSIGKKIAAAFSIIAIINIAFGIFLSTELKTVKSELLNYTDDTLPAMEKVDAVRDKISYWRRTQFAVLAMHDENQIKQTITRNEGIRREIETELAAYGKSVWPGEEEQTYNRLMSLWSGYLSTMDKFNDALLAGDKELAYPILINSLSTFESIEAEVNKLVAILKGAMDSNKTKILLSVNGLNTTAVISNIAIFAVMVIMTLLLTRIICGPLNIVVRQANAIARGDLSQELDRKAIGNDELGELADATIKMQDDLRQVIDNVIAAVTQLSSAVEEMTQISEISASGMKDQQTQVTLVATAMTEMKAAVADVARNTEDSASQAYDANRRTQEGAKETHQMVVSIEEVADIIGKAGDTVAELEAQSNQINVVVDVIRGIADQTNLLALNAAIEAARAGESGRGFAVVADEVRTLAGRTQDSTGEITAIIEKLQELAKQAKHATEESRSSIDACVEQGNNAQKLIGSIEKSIANIADMGAQIATACGQQDSVAEELSRNIENIHMASQEVAQGSQQTAQACRELTQLSVSLQDVMSRFKLN, encoded by the coding sequence ATGTTTATTAAAAATCTATCCATCGGCAAGAAAATCGCAGCCGCTTTTTCAATTATAGCCATCATCAATATCGCATTCGGGATATTTTTGTCTACAGAGCTCAAAACGGTTAAGTCTGAGCTATTAAACTACACCGATGACACCCTGCCCGCGATGGAAAAAGTGGATGCGGTACGAGATAAAATCTCTTATTGGCGTCGTACTCAATTTGCTGTGTTAGCGATGCACGACGAAAACCAAATCAAACAGACCATCACACGTAATGAAGGCATTCGTCGAGAGATCGAAACGGAACTTGCCGCGTATGGCAAAAGCGTTTGGCCGGGTGAAGAAGAGCAAACCTACAACCGTTTAATGTCACTTTGGAGTGGTTACCTCAGCACCATGGATAAGTTTAACGACGCATTGCTTGCAGGCGACAAAGAACTCGCTTATCCAATCCTCATCAACTCACTGTCGACCTTTGAATCGATTGAAGCGGAAGTGAACAAGCTGGTCGCGATTCTCAAAGGTGCAATGGACAGCAACAAGACGAAAATTTTGTTGTCTGTTAACGGCCTGAACACCACTGCCGTTATCAGCAATATCGCTATCTTCGCTGTTATGGTGATCATGACACTGCTATTAACTCGTATCATTTGTGGGCCACTGAATATTGTTGTTCGTCAGGCGAACGCTATTGCACGTGGTGACCTGTCGCAAGAGCTCGACCGTAAGGCGATCGGTAACGATGAGTTGGGCGAGCTGGCGGACGCAACTATCAAGATGCAAGACGATCTACGCCAAGTGATCGATAATGTGATTGCCGCTGTAACCCAATTAAGCAGTGCAGTAGAAGAGATGACACAGATTTCTGAAATCTCAGCTTCTGGCATGAAGGATCAACAAACGCAGGTGACATTGGTTGCAACCGCAATGACTGAAATGAAAGCCGCAGTGGCAGACGTTGCACGCAATACCGAAGACTCTGCATCGCAAGCGTACGACGCAAATCGCCGTACGCAAGAAGGCGCGAAAGAGACGCATCAAATGGTGGTGTCAATCGAAGAAGTAGCCGACATCATTGGCAAAGCGGGCGACACGGTGGCCGAGCTTGAAGCGCAATCGAACCAGATCAACGTGGTGGTGGATGTGATTCGTGGTATTGCCGACCAAACCAACCTCTTGGCACTGAACGCAGCGATTGAGGCGGCTCGCGCTGGCGAATCTGGCCGTGGCTTTGCGGTGGTTGCCGATGAAGTGAGAACCTTGGCAGGCCGCACTCAAGATTCAACTGGTGAAATCACCGCAATCATCGAGAAACTGCAGGAATTGGCAAAACAAGCAAAACACGCGACCGAGGAATCAAGATCCAGCATTGATGCTTGTGTTGAGCAAGGCAACAACGCACAAAAGTTAATCGGCTCGATTGAAAAGTCCATCGCCAACATTGCGGACATGGGGGCGCAAATTGCCACCGCATGTGGACAACAAGATTCCGTTGCCGAAGAACTCAGCCGCAATATAGAAAACATCCACATGGCCTCGCAAGAAGTCGCGCAAGGGTCGCAGCAAACCGCGCAAGCGTGCCGTGAATTGACTCAACTTTCCGTCTCGCTGCAAGACGTCATGAGTCGCTTTAAATTGAATTAA
- the murQ gene encoding N-acetylmuramic acid 6-phosphate etherase, with amino-acid sequence MKIDLSRLVTESRNPASAEIDTLSTVEMLRVINQEDQKVALAVEAVLPHIAQAVDAITHAFAHGGRLIYMGAGTSGRLGILDASECPPTYGTPAELVVGLIAGGHTAILKAVENAEDNRELAQNDLKSLNLTANDVVVGIAASGRTPYVLGGLEYATLIGATTVSIACNPVCPMADAAQIAILPVVGPEVVTGSSRMKAGTAQKLVLNMLTSGAMIRSGKVFGNLMVDVEATNAKLIQRQTNIVVEVTGVCAEEAEEALKACNRHCKTAILMILSGLDAEQAKAKLQQHNGFIRAALNDK; translated from the coding sequence ATGAAAATTGATTTAAGCCGTTTGGTTACAGAAAGCCGCAACCCAGCCAGTGCAGAGATTGATACCCTGTCCACCGTCGAGATGCTCAGAGTCATCAATCAAGAAGATCAGAAAGTCGCACTGGCGGTGGAAGCGGTTTTGCCGCACATCGCCCAAGCGGTGGATGCCATCACACATGCGTTTGCCCACGGTGGCCGTTTGATTTACATGGGCGCAGGTACCTCGGGCCGCTTAGGCATTCTTGATGCCAGTGAGTGCCCACCAACTTACGGCACTCCGGCAGAGCTCGTGGTTGGCCTGATTGCCGGTGGCCACACTGCCATTCTAAAAGCGGTGGAAAATGCCGAAGACAACCGAGAGCTGGCGCAAAACGATCTCAAATCACTCAACCTGACAGCCAACGATGTGGTGGTCGGCATTGCCGCCAGTGGACGCACACCTTATGTCTTGGGCGGTTTGGAATACGCCACCTTGATTGGCGCAACGACGGTGTCGATCGCCTGTAATCCGGTTTGCCCGATGGCCGATGCGGCGCAAATCGCCATTTTGCCCGTGGTGGGCCCAGAAGTGGTCACAGGCTCTTCTCGCATGAAAGCGGGCACGGCGCAAAAACTGGTGCTCAATATGCTGACCTCTGGCGCGATGATCCGCAGTGGCAAAGTTTTTGGTAATTTGATGGTGGATGTGGAAGCAACCAACGCCAAGCTGATCCAACGCCAAACCAACATCGTTGTAGAGGTCACTGGCGTGTGCGCAGAAGAAGCAGAAGAAGCGCTAAAGGCGTGCAATCGCCACTGCAAAACCGCGATTTTAATGATTCTTTCTGGCCTAGACGCCGAGCAAGCCAAAGCCAAATTACAACAGCACAACGGTTTTATCCGCGCTGCGCTAAACGACAAGTAA
- a CDS encoding AraC family transcriptional regulator: MSKQTPHTAMLSPSDVAFILDPTRPVLTHCRSMVAESAIEPHAHPRGQLLWSAKGILRVTSEKAVWVVPTTHAVWIPGGHYHQVSNETATQTRNLYIDPSFCVRQNSDKVVMLKMSSLMREVILRLTENAGELTQKRAHHLGLVALDELESLPALELYIPSGHDPRLQRLISLIVNQPEQSLLLEQLATEVGASVRTIERLFKAETGLTFRQWRSRFRLMNSLEKITQGAKTTLVAHELGYSSVSSFISSFKEMFGCTPQEYAQK, from the coding sequence ATGTCAAAACAAACTCCTCACACAGCAATGTTATCACCCAGCGATGTTGCCTTTATTTTGGATCCAACACGGCCAGTGCTTACTCATTGCCGCAGCATGGTCGCCGAGTCAGCTATCGAGCCCCACGCCCATCCGCGAGGACAGCTGCTATGGAGTGCGAAAGGAATATTACGAGTGACCAGCGAAAAGGCGGTTTGGGTGGTCCCGACAACCCATGCGGTATGGATTCCGGGCGGTCATTACCATCAAGTAAGTAATGAAACCGCGACACAAACTCGTAATTTATACATTGACCCCTCGTTTTGTGTACGTCAAAACTCCGATAAAGTCGTCATGTTAAAAATGAGCTCGTTAATGAGAGAAGTGATACTCAGGCTGACAGAAAATGCGGGGGAGCTCACCCAAAAAAGAGCCCATCACCTAGGCTTAGTCGCCCTTGATGAGCTTGAATCTTTACCAGCATTAGAACTGTATATTCCATCCGGGCATGATCCTCGTCTGCAACGCCTGATCAGCCTTATTGTGAATCAGCCAGAGCAATCACTGCTGCTTGAGCAATTAGCAACAGAGGTTGGAGCCAGTGTTCGTACTATTGAACGATTGTTTAAAGCAGAAACGGGGCTAACATTTCGTCAATGGCGCAGCCGCTTTCGTTTGATGAATTCTCTGGAGAAAATTACTCAGGGTGCTAAGACAACACTGGTTGCGCATGAATTAGGCTATAGCAGCGTGAGCAGTTTTATCTCTTCTTTTAAAGAGATGTTTGGTTGTACACCTCAAGAGTATGCTCAAAAGTAA
- a CDS encoding M9 family metallopeptidase yields the protein MSQLVPFPHRRLALACLLASVSGASFAQNSCDVAQLQQSPDLAAAISSADYACYSGWFYASSDTLDNIYSEASLSRVQVALHQAVQTYQGEAEQARAIENLGEYVRAAYYVRYNAGNVVAFSDALGQRFAHTINAFLANPHALDQGREQVGAMKSLTLMVDNIKQLPLTMDAMMLALQQFNPETAKNTQWVDGLNNLFRSMAGHIANDAFYRYLASHTQHIDTLEKFANENAWAQGTDADFLVFNALRETGRLIASPDKATKQKAVQVMQRVMARYPLGSEHDKLWLAAVEMLSYFAPEALNGLDLPQAKRDLAARVLPNRHECQGPAIIRSQDLTPEQAAKACDVLAAKEADFHQVANTGMQPVADDHNQRVEVAVFASKDSYVDYSAFLFGNTTDNGGQYLEGNPADEHNTARFVAYRYANGEELSILNLEHEYTHYLDARFNQYGSFSDNLAHGYVVWWLEGFAEYMHYKQGYQAAIELIAQGKMSLSQVFATSYSHDTNRIYRWGYLAVRFMLENHPQEVEGLLALSRSGQFKQWAQQVQTLGQQYDGEFARWLDGLELTPENPDTDPDTPTEPNDGVTQLLANQIITLSGEAYSEKLFYVDVPANTTHFSVAIEGDGDADLYMSYNQVAHYYDFEVSEFVDGSNEEIQFAADASGYVKPGRYYLSVTGRGSYQAVNLTTTLDTAAPTPPTQEQDDLAPVVLQSGQAQHLTVHQQRYAAVYVPEGVSEVRIWLSDLTPSDNQGNVNLYASREHWPTPEQHQFASRYAGNNQYLAIPVEQAGYLHFSLNAPQQGDDVEMVVYFH from the coding sequence ATGTCTCAGCTTGTTCCGTTCCCTCATCGCCGTTTGGCTCTCGCTTGTTTACTGGCATCGGTCTCTGGTGCTTCTTTTGCGCAAAACTCATGCGATGTTGCCCAATTGCAGCAATCGCCCGATCTTGCCGCCGCCATCTCCAGTGCCGATTACGCCTGTTACAGCGGTTGGTTTTATGCCTCGTCCGACACGTTGGACAACATCTACAGCGAAGCAAGCTTAAGCCGCGTTCAGGTAGCACTACACCAAGCGGTACAAACGTATCAAGGCGAAGCCGAGCAAGCGCGCGCCATTGAAAACTTGGGTGAGTACGTTCGCGCCGCCTACTACGTTCGTTATAACGCAGGGAACGTGGTTGCTTTTTCTGATGCCCTTGGCCAACGATTCGCTCACACAATCAACGCATTTTTAGCCAACCCTCATGCCCTTGATCAAGGGCGCGAGCAAGTGGGGGCGATGAAAAGTCTCACGCTGATGGTGGACAACATTAAGCAACTGCCGCTGACCATGGACGCCATGATGCTGGCACTGCAACAGTTCAACCCTGAAACAGCAAAAAATACTCAGTGGGTTGATGGCCTCAACAACCTGTTCCGCTCAATGGCGGGCCATATCGCCAACGATGCGTTTTATCGCTACCTTGCCAGCCACACCCAACACATCGATACGTTGGAAAAATTCGCCAATGAAAACGCATGGGCGCAGGGTACCGATGCCGATTTTTTGGTGTTTAACGCACTGCGCGAAACGGGCCGTTTGATCGCCAGCCCAGACAAAGCCACTAAACAAAAAGCCGTACAAGTAATGCAACGAGTGATGGCTCGTTATCCATTAGGTAGCGAACACGATAAGTTGTGGCTCGCAGCGGTGGAAATGCTCAGCTACTTCGCACCAGAAGCCTTAAATGGTTTGGATTTGCCGCAAGCGAAGCGCGATCTCGCCGCTCGTGTATTGCCTAACCGCCACGAATGCCAAGGCCCAGCGATCATCCGTTCACAAGATCTCACTCCAGAGCAAGCCGCCAAAGCGTGTGATGTGTTGGCCGCGAAAGAAGCCGATTTCCACCAAGTGGCGAATACTGGTATGCAGCCGGTGGCGGACGATCACAACCAACGTGTGGAAGTGGCGGTGTTCGCCAGCAAAGACAGCTATGTCGATTACTCCGCGTTTCTGTTTGGCAACACCACTGACAACGGCGGCCAGTACCTTGAAGGCAACCCGGCCGATGAGCACAACACCGCTCGTTTTGTCGCCTATCGCTACGCTAATGGCGAAGAACTCTCGATTCTGAACCTAGAGCACGAATACACCCACTACTTGGACGCGCGCTTTAACCAATATGGCTCGTTTAGCGACAACCTCGCTCACGGCTATGTGGTTTGGTGGCTAGAGGGTTTTGCTGAGTACATGCATTACAAACAGGGCTATCAAGCGGCCATCGAACTGATTGCACAAGGCAAAATGAGCCTCTCGCAAGTGTTTGCCACCAGCTACTCGCACGATACCAATCGCATTTATCGCTGGGGTTATTTGGCGGTGCGCTTCATGTTGGAAAACCACCCGCAAGAGGTTGAGGGGCTATTGGCTCTGTCGCGCTCTGGCCAGTTCAAGCAGTGGGCGCAGCAAGTACAAACCCTTGGCCAACAATACGACGGCGAATTTGCTCGCTGGTTAGATGGCTTAGAGTTGACGCCAGAAAACCCAGACACCGACCCAGATACGCCAACGGAGCCCAACGATGGTGTGACGCAATTGCTGGCCAATCAAATCATTACCCTCAGCGGCGAAGCCTACAGTGAGAAGTTGTTCTACGTGGATGTGCCCGCCAACACCACCCACTTTAGCGTAGCCATTGAGGGCGATGGCGATGCGGATCTCTACATGAGTTACAACCAAGTGGCCCACTATTACGATTTTGAAGTGAGTGAATTTGTCGATGGCAGCAATGAAGAAATTCAGTTTGCCGCCGACGCTTCTGGCTACGTGAAACCGGGCCGCTACTATCTGAGCGTCACTGGTCGTGGTAGCTACCAAGCCGTGAACCTAACCACAACACTGGACACCGCGGCACCCACACCACCAACCCAAGAGCAAGATGACCTTGCGCCAGTGGTGTTGCAATCGGGCCAAGCACAGCATTTGACCGTTCACCAGCAGCGCTACGCCGCGGTGTATGTCCCAGAGGGCGTGAGCGAAGTGCGCATTTGGCTTAGCGATCTCACCCCTTCAGACAACCAAGGCAACGTAAACCTATACGCTAGCCGTGAACATTGGCCAACCCCAGAGCAGCACCAGTTTGCATCTCGCTACGCTGGCAACAACCAATACCTCGCGATTCCTGTTGAGCAAGCGGGCTACCTGCATTTCTCACTCAACGCGCCACAACAAGGCGATGATGTCGAGATGGTGGTTTACTTCCACTGA
- a CDS encoding Dps family protein yields the protein MDTINIGINEADRIAIAEGLKRLLADSYTLYLQTHNFHWNVTGRQFRDLHLMFEEHYTELATAVDDIAERIRSLNIVAPGTYKSLAALTSIKEVEDIPPAMEMVKILTQSHEQVIRTCREILTIAQDANDESSAALISDRMRVHEKTAWMLRAMLVA from the coding sequence ATGGATACTATCAATATTGGAATTAATGAAGCTGACCGCATTGCCATTGCTGAAGGCTTAAAGCGCTTATTGGCCGACTCTTACACACTTTATCTGCAAACTCACAATTTTCATTGGAACGTAACCGGTCGACAGTTCCGCGATCTGCACCTGATGTTTGAAGAGCATTACACCGAGCTTGCAACCGCCGTGGATGACATTGCTGAACGCATTCGTTCATTAAATATTGTCGCACCAGGCACTTATAAATCTCTAGCCGCACTCACTTCGATCAAAGAAGTGGAAGATATCCCGCCCGCCATGGAGATGGTTAAAATTCTTACGCAAAGCCACGAACAGGTGATTAGAACTTGCCGTGAGATACTCACCATTGCTCAAGACGCCAATGATGAATCGTCAGCAGCACTGATTTCCGATCGTATGCGTGTTCACGAAAAAACAGCATGGATGTTAAGAGCGATGTTGGTTGCCTAG
- a CDS encoding SIS domain-containing protein: MSVINKIVARRTQLSQSGRLIGDWIVENAEKAAQLTSQELAEQAQVSQSSIVKFTQRLGFKGYSAFKLALTEEIGRKQAMQATPLHSDILADDPLAVIAQKLIKAKTDAMFQTTNALSYDACHQAVQWLSEARRVQIVGIGDSALTAKDLSYKLLKLGITTLAEQDSHVQIAVARTLSEQDVQIAISFSGERKEILVAAEAAREQGAKVIALSSPKKSRLRQIADMTFDTIADETEHRSSAIASRSAQNVITDLLFISLVQFLDESARQMISDISSDIRQIW, translated from the coding sequence ATGTCTGTTATCAATAAAATCGTCGCAAGACGAACTCAGCTGTCACAAAGTGGCCGATTGATTGGCGATTGGATTGTAGAAAATGCAGAAAAAGCGGCGCAATTAACCAGCCAAGAGCTGGCAGAGCAGGCACAAGTGAGCCAATCGAGCATCGTCAAGTTTACTCAGCGACTCGGCTTTAAAGGTTACAGCGCATTTAAGCTCGCTCTGACGGAAGAAATTGGCCGCAAGCAAGCAATGCAGGCCACGCCGTTGCACAGCGATATTCTGGCCGATGATCCGCTGGCGGTGATTGCGCAAAAGCTGATTAAAGCCAAAACTGACGCGATGTTCCAAACCACTAATGCGCTTTCTTATGACGCGTGCCATCAGGCGGTGCAGTGGTTAAGTGAGGCAAGGCGCGTGCAGATTGTCGGCATTGGGGATTCTGCGTTAACGGCGAAAGACCTCAGTTATAAGCTGCTTAAACTCGGCATCACCACCTTGGCCGAGCAAGACAGCCATGTGCAGATCGCGGTGGCGCGCACCTTGAGCGAACAAGATGTGCAAATTGCCATCTCGTTCTCTGGAGAGCGCAAAGAGATCTTGGTGGCGGCCGAAGCGGCCAGAGAACAGGGAGCGAAAGTGATCGCGCTCAGCTCACCGAAAAAAAGCCGACTGCGCCAAATCGCAGACATGACCTTCGACACCATCGCCGATGAAACCGAGCATCGCAGCTCGGCGATTGCCTCACGCAGCGCGCAAAACGTGATTACTGACCTGCTGTTTATCTCGCTGGTGCAATTTCTCGATGAGAGCGCAAGGCAGATGATCAGCGACATCTCCTCCGATATTCGCCAGATATGGTAA
- a CDS encoding SLAC1 anion channel family protein, with product MKDVSTKQISSMEEESRLVHFPISMFSIVMGLSGLSIAWQKALGTSFPVITTFSSILATTVMLLVSALYLLKITRYPNAVIAETKHPIKINFFAAFSISLLLLSVVWHRFESLSYVLWGLGAVVQLSLTLLVMHSWIHHDHYRLEHANPSWFIPVVGNIIAPITGAKLGFIEISWFFFGVGIVFWLVLLTIIINRLIFHEALPARFKPMLFILLAPPSIGFVSYSSLVPELTDFSRILISVALFTAILLALNINQFRKSGFFLSSWAYSFPVAAFNVALFRYAELTLSPIGFYIGVALLGGLTLLVLWLSFNTLKAIKAGEICKPE from the coding sequence ATGAAAGACGTCTCTACTAAACAGATATCCTCAATGGAGGAAGAAAGCCGATTGGTACATTTCCCTATCTCCATGTTTTCCATCGTTATGGGGTTGAGCGGCTTATCAATTGCATGGCAAAAAGCGCTTGGGACATCCTTTCCTGTGATAACCACCTTTAGCAGTATTTTGGCAACGACTGTCATGCTGCTGGTGAGCGCACTCTATTTACTAAAAATCACGCGTTATCCAAATGCAGTGATAGCAGAAACAAAGCATCCAATAAAAATTAATTTTTTTGCTGCTTTTTCTATTAGCCTTTTACTTCTCTCAGTCGTTTGGCACAGATTCGAATCGCTCTCCTATGTTTTGTGGGGGCTCGGCGCGGTGGTTCAGTTATCGCTAACCTTGCTGGTTATGCATAGCTGGATACACCATGATCACTATCGGCTAGAGCACGCAAACCCGAGTTGGTTCATCCCTGTTGTTGGCAATATTATTGCTCCAATCACCGGGGCTAAGCTGGGTTTTATCGAAATAAGCTGGTTCTTTTTCGGCGTTGGTATCGTCTTCTGGTTGGTATTATTAACCATCATCATTAACCGTTTAATTTTTCATGAGGCTCTGCCAGCGCGTTTCAAACCTATGCTGTTTATCTTGTTAGCGCCTCCATCGATTGGTTTTGTGTCTTATAGCTCATTGGTTCCAGAGTTGACCGATTTTTCAAGAATACTCATCTCTGTTGCACTATTCACCGCTATTTTGCTGGCGCTCAACATTAATCAGTTTCGAAAAAGTGGCTTTTTTCTCTCTTCATGGGCGTACTCATTTCCGGTGGCGGCTTTTAATGTAGCTCTATTTCGATATGCAGAGTTAACGCTGTCACCCATAGGCTTTTACATTGGCGTTGCCTTATTGGGGGGCCTGACGCTACTCGTTTTGTGGCTGTCGTTTAATACACTCAAAGCAATAAAGGCTGGTGAAATATGCAAGCCGGAATAA